Genomic segment of Mesotoga infera:
GTCACAGCCTCCGATATTGTCTGGAAGCCTTCGCTCGCGAAGAAAGCCGGCAAGGAACTGATGAAGGCCGAGGTTGAGGCCACGATATTTAACTACGCTATCTGGTGCTGGCCGCATCTTTCCGTGATGGCCTCGCTTTATGC
This window contains:
- a CDS encoding fucose isomerase, producing the protein MKKRKVGVITFSDGRDFVHNDLIEMNKGFQDRLVKALEATGEVEVVTASDIVWKPSLAKKAGKELMKAEVEATIFNYAIWCWPHLSVMASLYA